In Portunus trituberculatus isolate SZX2019 chromosome 33, ASM1759143v1, whole genome shotgun sequence, the following proteins share a genomic window:
- the LOC123512457 gene encoding uncharacterized protein LOC123512457 isoform X1 yields the protein MVIALFVVWCSLCSLQELPIQRPDPEEILRHLYHQDQDQDRGGPPTGAAATTTLSCGRGWQGRAGTHPLHRPTQIEGRHIQEVDTAGKEEKRTSTLAEQRTRRSKELPLQHLHLPLMATGIRVLFNDFRGPWRSWRTVSSAWGHVACVAGVNVTGGLAGVMGGLARVAGVVVVVVSLGSLEVVYTEYLSVYSFAWPTY from the exons atggtgattgccctctttgttgtctggtgttctttatgttccctacaggagctgccgatacaaaggcctgacccagaagaaattctgcgtcacctgtaccatcaagatcaagatcaagaccgAGGCGGCCCTCCCACCGGCGCTGCCGCCACAACCACCCTCTCTTGTGGCAGGGGCTGGCAGGGACGCGCTGGGACGCATCCTCTTCACCGACCCACACAAATAGAAGGACGCCATATACAAGAGGTGGACACagcgggaaaagaagaaaaaagaacttcaACATTAGCGGaacaaagaacgagaagaagtaAGGAGCTTCCGTTGCAACATCTACATCTACCACTAATGGCCACCGGGATACGTGTCTTATTTAATGATTTCCGAGGCCCCTGGCGGTCATGGAGGACGGTGAGCAGTGCCTG GGGTCATGTTGCTTGTGTGGCCGGTGTGAATGTGACCGGGGGCTTGGCAGGGGTGATGGGAGGCTTGGCAAgggtggcaggggtggtggtggtggtggtgtccttgGGTTCCCTTGAGGTAGTGTACACAGAATACTTGTCAGTGTACTCGTTTGCATGGCCAACTTATTAA
- the LOC123512457 gene encoding uncharacterized protein LOC123512457 isoform X2, translated as MVIALFVVWCSLCSLQELPIQRPDPEEILRHLYHQDQDQDRGGPPTGAAATTTLSCGRGWQGRAGTHPLHRPTQIEGRHIQEVDTAGKEEKRTSTLAEQRTRRSKELPLQHLHLPLMATGIRVLFNDFRGPWRSWRTGSCCLCGRCECDRGLGRGDGRLGKGGRGGGGGGVLGFP; from the exons atggtgattgccctctttgttgtctggtgttctttatgttccctacaggagctgccgatacaaaggcctgacccagaagaaattctgcgtcacctgtaccatcaagatcaagatcaagaccgAGGCGGCCCTCCCACCGGCGCTGCCGCCACAACCACCCTCTCTTGTGGCAGGGGCTGGCAGGGACGCGCTGGGACGCATCCTCTTCACCGACCCACACAAATAGAAGGACGCCATATACAAGAGGTGGACACagcgggaaaagaagaaaaaagaacttcaACATTAGCGGaacaaagaacgagaagaagtaAGGAGCTTCCGTTGCAACATCTACATCTACCACTAATGGCCACCGGGATACGTGTCTTATTTAATGATTTCCGAGGCCCCTGGCGGTCATGGAGGACG GGGTCATGTTGCTTGTGTGGCCGGTGTGAATGTGACCGGGGGCTTGGCAGGGGTGATGGGAGGCTTGGCAAgggtggcaggggtggtggtggtggtggtgtccttgGGTTCCCTTGA
- the LOC123512457 gene encoding uncharacterized protein LOC123512457 isoform X3 — protein sequence MVIALFVVWCSLCSLQELPIQRPDPEEILRHLYHQDQDQDRGGPPTGAAATTTLSCGRGWQGRAGTHPLHRPTQIEGRHIQEVDTAGKEEKRTSTLAEQRTRRRVMLLVWPV from the exons atggtgattgccctctttgttgtctggtgttctttatgttccctacaggagctgccgatacaaaggcctgacccagaagaaattctgcgtcacctgtaccatcaagatcaagatcaagaccgAGGCGGCCCTCCCACCGGCGCTGCCGCCACAACCACCCTCTCTTGTGGCAGGGGCTGGCAGGGACGCGCTGGGACGCATCCTCTTCACCGACCCACACAAATAGAAGGACGCCATATACAAGAGGTGGACACagcgggaaaagaagaaaaaagaacttcaACATTAGCGGaacaaagaacgagaagaa GGGTCATGTTGCTTGTGTGGCCGGTGTGA